From Chitinophagales bacterium, the proteins below share one genomic window:
- a CDS encoding DNA-directed RNA polymerase subunit alpha: MALLTFQKPDKIVLQKATDFEGLFEFRPLEPGFGVTIGNALRRVLLSSLEGYAITAVRISGVDHEFSTIKGVMEDVTEIILNIKQIRLKKTTEEDLQQEKILISIKNKDDFRAGDIEKASSNFRIMNPDLVICRMERSVKLDMEIIVQKGRGYVPAEENEVKDAPIGTIATDAIFTPIKNVKYAVENTRVEQKTDYEKLIMEITTDGTIHPEEAIKEAARILIQHLMLISDENITFDNKEKKEDDVVDEHILHMRKLLKTPLEDLDLSVRAYNCLKAAKISSLSELVKYDTNELLKFRNFGRKSLMEIEALINEKGLHFGMDLSKFKLDD; this comes from the coding sequence ATGGCTTTACTCACATTTCAAAAACCGGATAAAATCGTTCTGCAGAAGGCAACTGATTTTGAAGGATTGTTTGAATTTCGTCCGTTGGAACCCGGCTTTGGTGTAACCATCGGTAATGCATTGCGGAGGGTACTGCTTTCCTCGCTGGAAGGATATGCTATCACGGCAGTAAGGATCAGCGGTGTGGATCATGAGTTTTCGACCATAAAAGGCGTGATGGAAGATGTGACGGAGATTATTCTCAACATCAAGCAAATACGGCTTAAGAAAACTACTGAGGAAGATTTACAACAGGAAAAAATCCTTATTTCCATAAAAAATAAAGATGATTTCCGTGCAGGAGATATTGAAAAGGCTTCTTCCAACTTCCGCATCATGAATCCTGATCTCGTGATCTGCAGGATGGAGCGCAGCGTGAAACTTGACATGGAAATAATTGTGCAGAAAGGACGTGGTTATGTACCGGCTGAAGAAAACGAAGTAAAGGATGCTCCAATCGGAACGATTGCCACGGATGCGATCTTCACACCGATAAAAAATGTTAAGTACGCAGTTGAAAATACACGTGTTGAACAAAAGACAGACTATGAAAAGCTGATTATGGAAATCACAACGGATGGCACGATTCATCCGGAAGAAGCCATTAAAGAAGCTGCCCGTATCCTGATTCAGCACCTGATGCTCATCTCTGATGAAAACATCACTTTCGACAATAAAGAGAAAAAGGAAGATGATGTGGTGGATGAGCATATCCTGCATATGCGCAAATTGCTGAAGACACCTTTGGAAGATCTTGACCTTTCTGTGCGCGCTTACAATTGCCTGAAAGCAGCCAAGATCAGTTCTCTTTCAGAATTGGTAAAATATGATACGAATGAGCTGCTGAAGTTCCGCAATTTCGGCCGCAAGTCGCTGATGGAGATTGAAGCTTTGATTAATGAAAAGGGCCTCCATTTTGGAATGGACCTTTCGAAGTTCAAGCTTGATGATTAA
- the rpsD gene encoding 30S ribosomal protein S4 produces MARFTGSKAKINRRFGEPIMGYTKSLEKKSYPPGMHGQSRKKKQSSEYATQLKEKQKAKMTYGLLERQFARFYAEAVRKKGVTGENLLKLLEARLDNTIFRLGVAPTRRAARQLVVHKHITVNGRVAGIPSLVLRVGDVISIKEKSKGLPAITQALGNRESKYPWLEWNSDTMKGVFLAMPEKEQIPENIHEQLIVELYSK; encoded by the coding sequence ATGGCAAGATTCACGGGCTCAAAGGCTAAAATAAACAGGAGATTTGGAGAACCTATCATGGGTTACACCAAATCATTGGAAAAGAAAAGTTATCCTCCCGGTATGCATGGGCAGTCTCGAAAGAAGAAGCAGTCTTCCGAATATGCGACACAGCTGAAGGAAAAGCAAAAAGCCAAGATGACTTATGGCCTGCTGGAAAGGCAGTTTGCGCGTTTTTATGCTGAAGCCGTTCGTAAAAAGGGAGTAACCGGTGAAAACCTGCTGAAGTTATTGGAGGCCAGGCTTGATAACACCATTTTCCGCCTTGGCGTAGCGCCCACCCGCAGGGCAGCCCGTCAGTTGGTGGTGCACAAGCACATCACCGTGAACGGTAGAGTTGCAGGCATTCCGTCACTTGTGCTTCGTGTAGGAGATGTGATCAGTATCAAAGAAAAATCCAAGGGCCTTCCTGCTATCACACAGGCCCTCGGCAACCGTGAGTCGAAGTACCCATGGCTGGAATGGAACAGTGATACCATGAAGGGTGTGTTTCTTGCTATGCCTGAGAAGGAGCAGATTCCTGAAAACATTCATGAGCAGCTGATTGTGGAATTGTATTCCAAGTAG
- the rpsK gene encoding 30S ribosomal protein S11 has protein sequence MAETKKTTKKRSIKAEPEGHVHIQASFNNIIITFTNKTGQVISWSSAGKIGFKGSKKNTPYAAQLAAQDAAKVAHDSGMRKVEVFVKGPGSGRESAIRSISSSGIDVTVIKDITPLPHNGCRPAKKRRV, from the coding sequence ATGGCTGAAACAAAAAAGACCACCAAAAAGCGCAGTATCAAAGCTGAACCTGAAGGACACGTGCACATTCAGGCCAGCTTCAATAATATCATCATCACGTTTACCAATAAAACAGGCCAGGTGATATCATGGTCCTCTGCCGGCAAGATTGGCTTTAAGGGTTCGAAAAAGAATACCCCTTATGCCGCTCAGCTCGCCGCACAGGATGCTGCAAAGGTTGCACATGATTCCGGTATGCGTAAGGTGGAGGTATTTGTGAAAGGACCCGGTTCGGGACGTGAATCAGCGATCCGTTCTATCTCTTCGTCAGGAATAGATGTGACAGTGATCAAAGATATTACACCACTGCCGCATAACGGATGCAGGCCGGCGAAGAAAAGAAGGGTTTAG
- the rpsM gene encoding 30S ribosomal protein S13, producing MARISGVDLPKNKQGYVGLSYLFGIGQSAAKKILQEAGVEITKKVKDWNDDELNSIRNIINNDWKVEGALRSEIQLNIKRLMDIGCYRGIRHRKGLPTRGQRTRTNSRTRKGKRKTVAGKKKTPAKK from the coding sequence ATGGCGAGAATTTCAGGTGTTGATTTACCTAAGAATAAACAGGGCTACGTTGGCCTTTCTTACCTTTTTGGCATTGGCCAGTCTGCTGCCAAGAAAATTCTTCAGGAAGCAGGTGTGGAGATTACCAAGAAGGTTAAGGATTGGAATGATGATGAATTGAATTCCATCCGTAATATCATAAATAATGACTGGAAAGTGGAAGGTGCATTGCGCTCGGAGATTCAGCTCAACATAAAGCGATTGATGGATATCGGATGTTACCGTGGAATCCGTCACCGCAAAGGACTGCCGACAAGAGGTCAGCGTACCAGGACGAACAGCAGAACCAGGAAAGGAAAACGCAAAACTGTTGCGGGTAAGAAGAAGACACCTGCCAAGAAATAA
- the ykgO gene encoding type B 50S ribosomal protein L36 yields the protein MKVRASIKRRSADCKIVRRKGKLYVINKKNPRYKQRQG from the coding sequence ATGAAAGTAAGAGCATCCATAAAAAGAAGAAGCGCAGACTGCAAAATTGTGCGGCGCAAAGGAAAGTTGTATGTGATCAACAAAAAAAATCCGCGCTACAAGCAGCGCCAGGGTTAA
- the infA gene encoding translation initiation factor IF-1, giving the protein MAKQDLIKQDGTITESLSNAMFRVRLENGHEIIATISGKMRMHYIRILPGDKVTVEMSPYDLTRGRITYRFK; this is encoded by the coding sequence ATGGCTAAGCAAGATCTTATTAAACAGGACGGCACGATTACGGAATCATTATCCAATGCGATGTTTCGTGTCCGCCTCGAGAATGGGCACGAGATTATAGCCACCATTTCAGGAAAGATGCGGATGCATTACATACGGATTCTTCCAGGCGACAAGGTAACGGTAGAGATGTCGCCTTATGATCTGACAAGAGGTAGGATTACTTATCGGTTCAAGTAG
- the map gene encoding type I methionyl aminopeptidase produces the protein MIYYKTPEEIERIRRSSLIVSRALAEVAKHIKPGIATIKLDAVADQFIRDHGGFPAFLGYRGFPNAACISVNEVVVHGIPGNTILKEGDIVSVDIGVVLDDFYGDSAFTFPVGEISEEKQRLLAVTRQSLELGVEQAKVGGRIGDIASSIQDYVERNGYSVVRELVGHGVGKKLHEDPEVPNYGKRGSGAKLQEGLVIAIEPMVNMGKKNVLQANDGWTIFTEDHQPSAHFEHTVAVTKGGPQMLTTFSFIEEVLNVAV, from the coding sequence ATGATTTATTACAAGACACCGGAAGAGATTGAACGTATTAGAAGGAGTTCTTTGATTGTTTCAAGAGCTTTAGCCGAAGTGGCAAAGCATATTAAGCCTGGTATAGCAACCATAAAGCTTGATGCCGTGGCTGACCAGTTTATCAGGGATCATGGAGGTTTTCCAGCCTTCCTTGGTTATCGTGGTTTTCCCAACGCGGCCTGTATTTCTGTCAATGAAGTGGTGGTACACGGGATTCCCGGTAATACTATACTAAAGGAAGGAGATATTGTAAGTGTAGACATCGGTGTTGTATTAGATGATTTTTACGGAGACAGTGCATTCACTTTTCCGGTAGGTGAAATAAGTGAAGAAAAGCAGCGACTGTTAGCTGTAACAAGGCAATCGCTTGAATTAGGTGTGGAGCAGGCAAAGGTTGGTGGCAGAATCGGAGATATTGCCTCTTCCATACAGGATTATGTCGAGAGAAATGGCTACTCGGTAGTGAGGGAACTGGTAGGTCACGGAGTTGGAAAAAAGTTGCATGAAGATCCCGAAGTACCTAACTACGGTAAGCGTGGTTCCGGTGCAAAGTTGCAGGAAGGATTGGTTATTGCCATTGAACCAATGGTGAATATGGGAAAAAAGAATGTTCTGCAGGCAAATGACGGGTGGACGATTTTTACAGAGGACCATCAGCCTTCCGCGCATTTTGAACATACGGTAGCTGTAACGAAAGGCGGACCGCAAATGCTAACCACCTTCAGCTTTATTGAAGAAGTTTTGAATGTGGCAGTGTGA
- the secY gene encoding preprotein translocase subunit SecY codes for MKRFVQTIQNIWKIEDLRQRILYTLGLIFVYRVGSYIVLPGVDPVQLAAVTQQGAKGIFGLLDIFAGGAFSRASIFALGIMPYISASIVMQLVTLAIPTFQKMQKEGESGRRKINNITRWLTVVITAAQASGYVVYLKSGIGANVVSGVNPGLFWFSSLVILTAGTIFIMWMGEKITDRGIGNGISLLIMIGIIARLPFAFLAEFDSRLNEGGGLVSFLLELAVLLAVIVMVILLVQGTRKIPVQYAKRVVGNKQYGGVRQYIPLKVNAAGVMPIIFSQALMFIPATVAQFFPDSAAMQGATAFTNPGSFWYNLVDLLLIVIFTYFYTAIIVNPIQMADDMKRNGGFIPGVKPGKQTANFIDTVMSRITLPGALFLAFVAIMPSFARAFGVNSQWANFYGGTSLLIMVGVILDTLQQIESHLLMRHYDGLMKSGRIKGRTTAVSA; via the coding sequence ATGAAACGTTTCGTTCAAACCATACAGAACATTTGGAAAATTGAAGACCTGCGTCAAAGGATTCTTTATACGCTGGGGCTTATTTTCGTCTATCGGGTAGGTTCATACATCGTACTGCCGGGCGTTGATCCTGTACAACTGGCAGCTGTAACCCAGCAGGGGGCCAAAGGTATTTTTGGTCTGCTCGATATTTTTGCCGGTGGCGCATTTTCGAGGGCATCCATATTTGCTTTGGGAATTATGCCCTATATCTCGGCCTCCATCGTGATGCAATTGGTTACACTGGCTATTCCCACCTTTCAGAAAATGCAGAAAGAAGGTGAAAGCGGGCGCCGCAAGATTAATAATATCACCCGGTGGCTGACAGTAGTAATAACTGCCGCACAGGCTTCCGGGTATGTTGTTTACCTGAAAAGCGGTATTGGTGCCAATGTGGTAAGCGGCGTCAATCCGGGGCTTTTCTGGTTTTCATCGCTCGTTATTCTTACAGCCGGCACGATCTTTATCATGTGGATGGGTGAAAAGATCACCGATCGCGGCATCGGGAATGGAATTTCGCTGTTGATTATGATCGGTATCATTGCGCGGTTACCCTTTGCATTCCTCGCAGAATTTGACAGTCGCTTGAATGAAGGCGGCGGTCTTGTATCCTTCCTGCTGGAACTTGCTGTGCTGCTCGCGGTAATAGTGATGGTTATTTTGCTGGTGCAGGGAACACGGAAGATTCCGGTGCAATATGCTAAGCGCGTCGTGGGTAATAAGCAATATGGAGGTGTGCGGCAGTATATTCCGCTGAAAGTGAATGCTGCAGGTGTTATGCCAATCATTTTTTCGCAGGCATTGATGTTTATACCGGCCACAGTTGCACAGTTTTTTCCCGACTCCGCTGCCATGCAGGGAGCAACAGCATTCACCAATCCCGGATCGTTCTGGTATAACCTGGTCGACCTGCTCCTGATTGTCATTTTCACGTATTTCTATACAGCCATTATTGTGAATCCGATTCAGATGGCAGATGACATGAAACGAAACGGTGGCTTTATTCCAGGCGTGAAGCCTGGAAAGCAGACCGCCAATTTTATTGATACGGTAATGTCAAGGATAACCCTGCCGGGTGCTTTATTTCTTGCTTTTGTTGCCATCATGCCTTCGTTTGCACGTGCTTTCGGTGTAAACAGTCAATGGGCAAATTTCTATGGCGGTACCTCGTTGCTCATTATGGTTGGTGTAATTCTCGATACGCTACAGCAGATAGAAAGTCACCTGTTGATGCGTCATTACGACGGGTTGATGAAGTCAGGACGCATAAAAGGGAGAACAACGGCAGTTAGTGCTTAG
- the rplO gene encoding 50S ribosomal protein L15 — protein MNLSNLKPAKGSVKKVKRIGRGQGSGHGGTSTRGNKGAGARSGNKSRRGFEGGQMPLQRRLPKFGFKNPFRKEFEVINLGRLQAYVDKYKLTAVNHAVLLEYGIITKNDKVKILGTGELKSKLDVKVNAVSETAKKAIEAAGGTVNLV, from the coding sequence ATGAATCTCAGTAATCTGAAACCCGCAAAAGGGTCCGTAAAAAAGGTAAAGCGAATCGGTCGTGGTCAGGGCAGCGGTCATGGAGGTACTTCTACACGAGGTAATAAAGGTGCCGGTGCCAGAAGCGGCAATAAAAGCAGGAGAGGTTTTGAAGGCGGTCAGATGCCGTTGCAACGTAGGTTGCCGAAGTTTGGATTCAAGAATCCATTCCGTAAAGAGTTTGAAGTCATTAACCTCGGCCGCTTACAGGCATACGTTGATAAATACAAACTCACCGCGGTCAATCATGCAGTACTGCTGGAATATGGCATTATCACTAAGAATGATAAGGTGAAAATTCTTGGAACCGGCGAATTAAAATCAAAGCTTGATGTAAAAGTGAATGCAGTCAGCGAAACGGCAAAGAAGGCCATTGAAGCTGCCGGCGGTACTGTTAACCTTGTTTAA
- the rpmD gene encoding 50S ribosomal protein L30 yields the protein MAKLKITQVKSAIDRPERQKRTITALGIHKLHVPVVKEDSEQIQGMLTKVRHLVTIEKI from the coding sequence ATGGCAAAACTAAAAATTACCCAGGTAAAAAGCGCAATCGACCGGCCCGAAAGGCAGAAGCGTACGATTACTGCTTTGGGCATCCACAAACTGCATGTTCCGGTTGTGAAGGAAGATTCCGAACAAATACAGGGAATGCTGACAAAGGTGAGACATTTAGTGACTATTGAAAAAATCTAA
- the rpsE gene encoding 30S ribosomal protein S5, whose protein sequence is MAQANIQRVKASELDLKDKVVNIQRVAKVTKGGRTFSFSALVVVGDGNGIVGQGLGKAREVQEAITKGIDDAKKNLVKVPVYKGTIPHEQIAKFSASKVWIKPASHGTGVIAGGAMRAVLESAGVTDVLAKSLGSTNPHNVVKATIKALSLVRDPLVISQTRNVNLKKVFNG, encoded by the coding sequence ATGGCGCAAGCAAACATTCAAAGGGTAAAGGCAAGCGAGCTGGACCTTAAAGACAAAGTGGTAAACATTCAGCGTGTGGCGAAGGTGACAAAAGGTGGCCGTACCTTCAGCTTTTCCGCTTTGGTGGTGGTGGGAGACGGTAATGGTATCGTGGGACAAGGCCTTGGCAAGGCGCGGGAGGTGCAGGAAGCTATTACCAAAGGCATCGATGATGCTAAAAAGAATCTTGTTAAAGTGCCGGTTTACAAAGGAACGATTCCGCATGAGCAGATCGCCAAATTCAGTGCATCGAAAGTATGGATAAAACCGGCTTCACACGGAACCGGTGTAATTGCAGGCGGTGCAATGCGTGCAGTGCTGGAAAGTGCAGGGGTTACGGATGTGTTGGCGAAATCACTGGGTTCAACCAACCCTCACAATGTGGTTAAGGCAACCATAAAAGCCCTTTCACTGGTAAGGGATCCGCTGGTAATTTCACAAACGCGCAATGTAAATCTGAAAAAAGTCTTTAACGGTTAA
- the rplR gene encoding 50S ribosomal protein L18: MVRKEARREKIRRKIRKKISGTKERPRLSVYRSNSEIYVQIIDDSQGHTLAAASSRDMKEITGTKIERSKEVGKAIAKRAIDAGISNVIFDRGGYLYHGRVKAVADGAREGGLQF; encoded by the coding sequence ATGGTAAGAAAGGAAGCAAGAAGAGAAAAGATCCGCAGGAAGATTCGGAAGAAAATTTCCGGCACCAAGGAAAGGCCCCGCCTGTCAGTCTATCGCAGCAACAGTGAAATCTATGTGCAGATCATTGATGATTCTCAGGGACATACTTTAGCGGCAGCCTCTTCCCGTGATATGAAGGAAATCACCGGAACCAAGATTGAACGATCGAAGGAAGTAGGAAAGGCAATTGCCAAAAGAGCAATTGATGCGGGTATCAGCAATGTAATATTTGATCGTGGCGGTTACCTGTATCACGGACGGGTTAAAGCCGTTGCAGATGGTGCACGTGAAGGCGGACTGCAATTTTAA